TTGGGTTGATTTTATGTCCTTCTATCACAGCCTTGGCAGAGGCCACGAATTCGTTGTGAGCTACCTGATAGAGCACCAATTTCCTGTCTTCGCCCTCCTTGTAGGTGAAGCCGGAGTTGGTGACGGCGAAGAAGGGCACATCGGTATTGCGCTGGTTGTTGATCTCGTTGAAGGTCATCCAGTATTTGACCTTGTCTTTATAGCGCTCAAAGCAGGTGGTGGCGAATTTCACGAAGAAATCCACGACCTTGCGGTTGCGGAAACCGCCGTATTCCGTCACCAGATGGTAGGGCAGCTCGAAGTGGCAGAGGGTCACTACCGGCTCGATGCCCAGGCGGTTCATTTCGTCAAAGAGGTCATCGTAGAATTTCAGCCCTGCTTCGTTGGGCGCCTCCTCATCTCCCTTGGGGAAGATGCGGGTCCAGGCAATGCTGGTGCGGAAGGCCTTGAAGCCCATTTCAGCCATGAGGGCCAGGTCTTCTTTGTAGTGGTGGTAAAAGTCGATGGCTTCGTGGTTGGGGTAAATCTTGCCCTCGATGACACCATCGGTAATCTCCCTGGGCTTGCCGTAGCCGCCTACGGTCATGACATCAGCCACGCTGATGCCCTTGCCACCCTCCTGCCAGGCTCCTTCCAGCTGATGGGCAGCCACAGCGCCGCCCCATAAAAATCCTTCAGAAAATGACATAATGTAAACCTCCTAAGATAAGTTTTTCATGCTAAGACGCTCGGGGCGCAGGTGCAGCAACGCTTCACTTGAGATTTTGCCTGTGGCAAAATTTCACGCATCCCAAATCATTTGTAAAATCAATATCATCCTTTCGACAGTTGACAATATAGCACAGGCTTTTTCTCACTTCAATCCGTTTGGGCGCTTTCGGGACGGTGTTCACAAAAAAAGAGAGCCTGGCGGCTCTCGTGTAAACAGTGTTTACAAATTGTATACAATTTATGATATACCTGGTGTTACCATAAACGGTCTTTATCTTCATAGTGCCCCAGGCAGTTATCCATGCGCCCGGAAAATTCTTCTATGCCGTCAAAGTCCTGGGCCAGCAGCAGACCAAAGAGCACATCCTGGTAGTAGCGCACCCCCACGGAAAAGATCATGCTGCCCATATCCATATAGTCAAGGGTATTGGCATTGGCCACATAGAGGAACTCGTCGGCGTATTTGGCCAGGGGTGTTTTTTCTGAAGATGAGAGGAGCACTATGGGAGCTCCCTGCTGTTTCAAGATCTTTGCCGTCCTGAGAAGCCTTTTATTGGAGCCGGTGCGACTGATAATAATGGCCAGATGGGAAGCATCAGAGAGCATGGCCTGGGCCAGTTGGGAGGTCAGGGAGATGTTGGCTACCGCCACGCACTTCACCTGCAGCAGGTTGTAAACCATCATCTGAGCCAGCTGGAAGTTTTGGTCATAGGCATAAATATCTATGACTTTGGCTTCACGCATCATCTGCGCCACCCGCACCACCTGCTCCATCTTCATTTCGTTTTTGGTTTCTTCGATGGACTCTATCTCCAGGGCTGCCATCTTCTGGACGATGCCCTCGGGGCCGTCCAGGGCGGTGATGGGACGCTTTATCTTTATCCCCGCGCAGGGGACGGACTCTGTGCGGTTCACTTCGCTGATGAAGCGCAGCTTGAATTCGTTGTAGCCCTTCAGCCCCAGCTTCTGGCAGAGTCGGAAGATGCCTGCGGGGCTGCTGTAGGTCTTTTCTGCCAGCTCCCGGATGGAAAGCTCCGCCATTTCCCGCTTGTGGCTGAGGATGTAGTTGATCATATTCTGCTCTGCAGGAGAAAAGCGTTCCGGCTCCTGCATCTTTCTAAGCAGCCGCATAAATCGACCCCCTTTGTGCTGATTTCTCTTTACAGTATAGCCTGCAGGAAAAAGGAATTCAACAACTGAGGTGCCTCTCACACTTTTCCTATTTCCCTGGCGATATCCTTCATCTGATTCATAGGGATGCCGTAGGGATAGCCATCGTCTCCCAGCATGGACAGCACGCCCCGCTTCTGCTCCCGCAAAACTTCCCTGCACTCTGCCTCCGGCAGCTGCTGCTTGAATCTCCGCATCTTCCTAAACATATTATCCTGCCTCCTACAAAAACAGCGCCATCTTCTTATCTGCCAAGACCTACCGATAAGAAAATGACGCTCCTCCCATTACCCGGTGGCAACAGGTGTCAACTCATATTATGTTTCATAGCATAGGGCAAAAGGACAATTTTGTCAATGCATAGACCCAGGATGTATATTCGCAGGGCGGTATTACGGGTATTACTTCAGATTTTTGTCAAAGAAGGCAGCCAGTTTGTCAAAGGGAATCAGAGCTTTATTGTCATAAAGGTCAATATGGGATGCTCCTGGTACGATTACCAGTTCCTTATTGTCTCCCTGCAGCTTCTTGAAGGCATCTTCACCAAAGTAGCGGGAATGGGCTTTTTCGCCGTGAAGCACCAGCACAGCACTCTTGATTTCATCGGCATAGGAGAGAATCGGCATATTCATGAAGGAAAGAGCCGAAGTCTGATTCCAGCCGCCGTTGGAGTTCAGGGAACGGGGATGGTAGCCGCGCTCCGTTTTGTAATAGGTATAGTAATCCTTCACAAACCAGGGAGCATCTTCCGGCAGGACATCCGGCACACCGCCGGCATTTTTATAGAAACCGTTTTTGTAATCTTCGGTGCGCTGGGCATTCAGGGCTTCCCGATTGGCGTAGCGTTCCCTTTTCAAGGTTGCCTCGTCCTTGTCCCTGTCGAAATAGCCATTGGCAATTACCCGGCTCATATCGTACATGGTGGAAGCCACGGTAGCCTTGATGCGGGTATCGCTGGCCGCTGCATTGAGGGCCATGCCACCCCAGCCGCATATACCGATAATGCCGATACGGTCTTTATCCACATTTTCCTGGATGGACAGAAAATCCACTGCTGCGGAAAAATCTTCGGTGTTGATGTCCGGCGAAGCCACATAACGGGGCTGGCCGCCACTTTCCCCGGTGAAGGACGGGTCAAAGGCAATGGTCAGATACCCACGCTCAGCCATTTCCTGGGCATAAAGGCCGGAAGACTGCTCCTTGACAGCGCCGAAGGGGCCGCTGACGGCCAGGGCAGGGAGCTTGCCTTTGGCATACCGGGGCACATACATATCAGCTGCCAGCGTAATGCCGTAACGGTTCACAAAAGTCACCTTGCGGTGGTCAACTTTGTCGCTCTTGGGAAAGACCTTGTCCCACTCCTGGGTAAGCTGCAATTTTTCGGCTTTGATCATCCTGTCGCTTTTGACTTCTGCACTCTTCATACCTGCCGCTCCTTTATCTGCTGCCTGCACGCCATTTTCCATCAGGCCAAAGGACATCACTCCTGCCATCATGGCTGCCAGAACCATCTTCTTGCTTTTGATAATTTTCTTCAACATTTATATGCTCCTTTGCTTCACTTGCACCTTTTATCATTTAGCTTGATTACATTATAGCGATGATGTTCTGTAATTACCAATACTTATAAGAAATAGACAGCTATGCTTATCAGACATATAAATGCATAGATTTGCCTTCATCACAAAGCAGTCCTTTAAGCTTCGGCGTAATATCACACAGGCCAAACAACTTTGTCCTTGCCATTCTTCGGCACCCAATCCAGCAGGAAGGAACGGAAGTTTTGACCAACTTTTGTGAGGACTGAAGATTTGACCCCAGCAAGGTATACGGTTTGACCATATCCAGCAGCAATAGAAAACAGCAAAGAAAATCCCCTGCCATTTGCATCTGGCAGGGGAATCAGGACTGTTGACCTTCTTAAATTCAAACCAGCAAGTTCTTGCCCAATTCATAAGCTGCTGCACACTGCTTAGGGAACATCTCTTCACGATAGGCAGCTTTGGCCTGGGGATCGAAGATCGAGGACTCATATTTGTCATAGTCGGTGAACTGTGTCGTATTGTACGCATAAAGAGTCTTGGTTTCCGCCTGCAGGATTGTACAATTGTTGTGCGTACACCCTACTGTTACTTCAACAAAGATGCTGTCCGCATCTGTTTGCGGACGTACAATCGGACCATGATAGTGCATGATGATTCCCCCGACACATACTATTTGGCAAACAAGATATTTATGTTAAATCATGCGGAGATTTTCCCGCCGCGAACGCAAGCCTTCTTCTCCGAAACGTCGAAAGATAGTTTCCAGAGTATCGAGCATCTTTTGCTTGTCATTCGGCAATTGCCCATAGATAGGCGTGATGATGGAAGCATTGGTCGCATCTATGGTCGTTTCTATCGTCAATTTACGCAAAAACGTCTGAAGTTCTTCAATTCGTTCGGCTTCCGTGGCTTCAACAAAAGTACCGTTTTTCACATCTTCCATGAGCGGAGTATCGGGAAAAAGAGTAAGCCCTGCCGCCATGACCCGAAACGGCGTGAGCTGGTTGATAACATCTGCTGTTTTTTCCGCATGGGAAAGACCGTAGCCGTGCCCGCCAAGACCACTCAGGAAAATGACGGCATAATCCATGCCTGCCTCCGTCAGTTTTCCCAGCTGTTCCACGATATCCTTTGCTTCATAACCTTTGTTCATGCGTTTTAACACAGCATCATCGCCGGATTCAATGCCAAATACGAGACGGTCATACCCCATCCGGTGAAGTTCTTTGATTTGCTCAACCGACTTGTTCTTTACGCTGTCCACACGCCCATAGCCTCCGATGGACTGGACAAAAGGCAGGTATTCGTGGATAAGCTCGGCAACGGTTTTCAACTTATCGAAAGTCAGCAGGAAGGGGTCGGCGCCCTGCAACCAGATGCGTGGGAAAGATACGCCATACTCCTTGAGTTCCTGCAAATCCTCTTTGACCTCATCCAATGGCGATACGCCAAAGGGCGCATCCTTGTAGTAGGTGCAGAACCGGCAGGCATTATGGGAACAGCCGGACGTTATTTGCAGGAAAACACTGTTCGCCTCATAAGGCGGACGTACAACGGTACTGGCAAAATGCATGATACAACACTCCTTAATAAATCTATATATCGCTTTTTTTAGATATAAATATTTCTTAAAAAAGGGCAGTTGATTCTGCCCTTTCACAGATTGCTCTTGACATACTCGCCAAATTCACGGATTGTTTCTTCATTGCGTTGGTAGTATGTCCACTTGCCTATGCGCGCGGCTTTCAATAGCCCAGCACGCTGAAGAATGTCAAGATAATGGGACACCGTGGACTGGGAAATCCCCGCTTTCTCCTGAATGCTGCCGACACACACGCCTCCTGTCCATGTGCTGCCATCCGGCAAATGCAGTCCTTGCGGTGGGAAATGCTTTTCCGGCTCTTTCAACCATTCCATGATATTCAAACGTATTTCGTTCGCCAAGGCTTTGTAAATTTCTAATGTGTTCATGCCTATATTGTATCTTGTTTTCGCGATATGTCAATGATTTTTTTTAACAACTTCGGCAAAACATTTTTATCGCGCGGAAAGTCCGGCTTCTCCATGATGGGTAATATAACCTGCCGCAAGGAACAGGAAACTTGTGCCAAGACCAATGAAAAGGGGCGGAACCGGACTGTCGACGATAACAGCTATCACTGCTACGGCTGTAGATATTGTCATTGAGAGAATTGCACAGTGGGAGCCAACGGCGTGCTGTCGAAAAATTGTCAGGGTAAGGGGAAGGAAGATGCCGCCTCTTAAGGCCATAGACATATAATTCCAAAGCAATACCTGAGCTATGCGCTTTCTCGCATAGCCCAAAATTTTATTCAATTTTGGGAAACACGACAAGAGGGACACGGGCATAGCACATAAAGAAGTTAGGCTCCCAAACTCTATAGCAAATCTCCCATTGCATTGTACATTAAATTTGTATTGTCGTCCCATCCCGGAACATCATGGTCAGCTGCCTATCGTTAAGCGAGTATCGCTCGGAAGCCACAGTATTCTAAAAAATTTTTAGGCTATTTTCCCTCTGTCAACTATGATGGTGAACCCTTTGCATGCACTCCACGAATTTATCAAGCGCCGGATTGGTATTTTTTTCCTGCCAGATGGCAGCCACCCCCAAAGATCCCCCAGCAAGAATCCAATGGTTATCTTGGGGGCATCCATTAAGATAGCAGGGAGCTCAATACTCCACGCCCAGCTGGCGGCACAGCCAGCGCATCATGGCTTTGTTGGTATCTTCCCCCTGATAGCCATGAGGAGCTTTGGAGTTGCAGACAAAGAAATTCTCCACCCCAGCATCGGTCAAGGCTTTCTGCAGGCTGAGGCTCTGCTGGATGGGCACCAGCGAATCATGACCACCATGGGCAATAAAGAAAGGCGGCGCAGCTTTCGTCACCTGATAGACGGGGCTGCCCAGTTTGGCCAACTCTACCATCTGCCAGTAGGGTGAGGACTTGTCTCCCGCCTCATCTACCTTGCGCAGGGTGCCTACCCCCTCCCCTTCTCCTGTAAAGCCCAGGAGCACAGACTCCATAGCCCGGACGGAATCATGGGTTTCTGCCGCCTCAGCAGGGTCCTGCAAAGCAGGGCTCATTTCCGGGGCCATGGTCAGCAGATTGGTGGGGCCATAGTAGTCCACGCAGGCCTTCACGCTGCTGCTGAAAGCAAGGTTGCCGCCCTCGTCCCCCTCCAACGCCTGATTGCCGCTGGTCAGGGCCAGCTCGGCTGCCAGATGGGCACCGGCGGAGCTTCCCGCTATGGCCATGCGTTCTGCGTCCAGGCCATACTCATCTGCATGGGCGCGGACAAAACGCACTGCCGCTTTCACATCATAGATCTGGGCGGGAAAAGCAGCTTCGCTGTTCAGCCGGTAATCTACGGACACAAAGGCAATGCCATGGTTCAGCACATCCTTGAAGACCTTGTATGTGGAGGCATTGTCACTGGCCATCAGCCCTGCCTGCCCGCTTGCCTGAGCCTGGGGCACGTTCTTGGCATCATCACCTTCATACGAGCCCCTGGCCCAGCCACCCCCGTGGACATAAATCAGGACCGGCACTTTGCCCTTGGCCTTGGGCGGCACAAAGACATTCATGCGGAGCTTTCGGTCTGCGCCGTCAGCATTTTTCACCTCTGCCACCAGCACATCCCGATAAGTGGGCGGCATCTGCACCAAATCATCCGCCCTGGCTCCCGCCTCGCAGCCTGCCCCCAAAGGTGCTGCTACCGCCAGCGACAGCAAGGCCGCCAGGGCCAGTTTCTTCACTCTGCCTACTTTCATAGGATTACC
This genomic interval from Selenomonas sp. AB3002 contains the following:
- a CDS encoding alpha/beta hydrolase; amino-acid sequence: MLKKIIKSKKMVLAAMMAGVMSFGLMENGVQAADKGAAGMKSAEVKSDRMIKAEKLQLTQEWDKVFPKSDKVDHRKVTFVNRYGITLAADMYVPRYAKGKLPALAVSGPFGAVKEQSSGLYAQEMAERGYLTIAFDPSFTGESGGQPRYVASPDINTEDFSAAVDFLSIQENVDKDRIGIIGICGWGGMALNAAASDTRIKATVASTMYDMSRVIANGYFDRDKDEATLKRERYANREALNAQRTEDYKNGFYKNAGGVPDVLPEDAPWFVKDYYTYYKTERGYHPRSLNSNGGWNQTSALSFMNMPILSYADEIKSAVLVLHGEKAHSRYFGEDAFKKLQGDNKELVIVPGASHIDLYDNKALIPFDKLAAFFDKNLK
- a CDS encoding MurR/RpiR family transcriptional regulator encodes the protein MRLLRKMQEPERFSPAEQNMINYILSHKREMAELSIRELAEKTYSSPAGIFRLCQKLGLKGYNEFKLRFISEVNRTESVPCAGIKIKRPITALDGPEGIVQKMAALEIESIEETKNEMKMEQVVRVAQMMREAKVIDIYAYDQNFQLAQMMVYNLLQVKCVAVANISLTSQLAQAMLSDASHLAIIISRTGSNKRLLRTAKILKQQGAPIVLLSSSEKTPLAKYADEFLYVANANTLDYMDMGSMIFSVGVRYYQDVLFGLLLAQDFDGIEEFSGRMDNCLGHYEDKDRLW
- a CDS encoding radical SAM protein; the encoded protein is MHFASTVVRPPYEANSVFLQITSGCSHNACRFCTYYKDAPFGVSPLDEVKEDLQELKEYGVSFPRIWLQGADPFLLTFDKLKTVAELIHEYLPFVQSIGGYGRVDSVKNKSVEQIKELHRMGYDRLVFGIESGDDAVLKRMNKGYEAKDIVEQLGKLTEAGMDYAVIFLSGLGGHGYGLSHAEKTADVINQLTPFRVMAAGLTLFPDTPLMEDVKNGTFVEATEAERIEELQTFLRKLTIETTIDATNASIITPIYGQLPNDKQKMLDTLETIFRRFGEEGLRSRRENLRMI
- a CDS encoding helix-turn-helix domain-containing protein: MEWLKEPEKHFPPQGLHLPDGSTWTGGVCVGSIQEKAGISQSTVSHYLDILQRAGLLKAARIGKWTYYQRNEETIREFGEYVKSNL
- a CDS encoding alpha/beta hydrolase; the encoded protein is MKVGRVKKLALAALLSLAVAAPLGAGCEAGARADDLVQMPPTYRDVLVAEVKNADGADRKLRMNVFVPPKAKGKVPVLIYVHGGGWARGSYEGDDAKNVPQAQASGQAGLMASDNASTYKVFKDVLNHGIAFVSVDYRLNSEAAFPAQIYDVKAAVRFVRAHADEYGLDAERMAIAGSSAGAHLAAELALTSGNQALEGDEGGNLAFSSSVKACVDYYGPTNLLTMAPEMSPALQDPAEAAETHDSVRAMESVLLGFTGEGEGVGTLRKVDEAGDKSSPYWQMVELAKLGSPVYQVTKAAPPFFIAHGGHDSLVPIQQSLSLQKALTDAGVENFFVCNSKAPHGYQGEDTNKAMMRWLCRQLGVEY